In Tiliqua scincoides isolate rTilSci1 chromosome 1, rTilSci1.hap2, whole genome shotgun sequence, the following are encoded in one genomic region:
- the LOC136644648 gene encoding olfactory receptor 5AR1-like, giving the protein MEGRNHTTVTEFILVGFSDLPELQIPLFVLFLVIYIITLVGNLGIIILSHLDARLQTPMYFFLSNLSIIDLGYSSAVAPKMLMTLVSDDNTIPFVECAIQFYFFCIFATNEACILSVMAYDRFVAICNPLLYSTAMSKRRCVFLVIASYLACIVSATTHTIFIFSLSFCGSNVINHFFCDIPPIVKLSCSDLIVTNTVHFTLASIFVMGTVLVVLVSYVYIIATIVKIRSAEGRRKAFSTCASHLTAITIFYGTVMFMYMRPSSEYATDQDKFISVFYTLVIPMLNPLIYSLRNKDVKEAMKRLVNLVHCG; this is encoded by the coding sequence ATGGAGGGAAGAAATCACACCACAGTGACAGAATTCATTTTGGTGGGATTTTCAGATCTCCCAGAGCTGCAGATCCCCCTCTTTGTGCTGTTCCTTGTGATTTACATTATCACCCTAGTTGGGAACCTTGGCATCATTATCTTAAGTCATCTGGATGCGAGACTTCAGACTCCAATGTACTTCTTTCTCAGCAACCTGTCCATTATAGATCTTGGTTATTCCTCTGCTGTTGCTCCTAAGATGCTCATGACTTTGGTATCTGACGACAACACCATTCCTTTTGTTGAGTGTGccattcagttttattttttctgcaTCTTTGCGACAAACGAAGCTTGCATCTTGAGCGTGATGGCCTACGACCGCTTTGTAGCAATTTGTAACCCACTGCTGTATAGCACTGCCATGTCCAAAAGACGGTGTGTCTTCCTTGTTATTGCATCGTACCTAGCTTGCATTGTGAGTGCAACGACACACACCATTTTCATATTTAGTTTGTCTTTCTGTGGCTCCAATGTCATCAATCATTTCTTCTGCGATATTCCCCCCATTGTGAAGCTGTCTTGTTCCGACCTCATTGTCACAAATACTGTTCATTTTACTTTGGCCTCCATATTTGTCATGGGTACCGTCTTAGTTGTCCTTGTGTCCTATGTATACATCATTGCCACCATTGTGAAGATCCGCTCTGCTGAGGGTAGGCgcaaggccttctccacttgtgCTTCTCACCTCACCGCTATCACTATATTCTATGGGACTGTAATGTTTATGTACATGCGGCCTAGCTCAGAATATGCAACGGACCAAGACAAATTCATTTCTGTATTTTATACTCTTGTAATTCCCATGCTAAATCCCTTGATTTATAGTTTAAGGAACAAGGATGTGAAGGAAGCAATGAAAAGATTAGTAAATCTTGTCCATTGTGGCTAG
- the LOC136644656 gene encoding olfactory receptor 5AR1-like, translated as MEGRNHTTVTEFILVGFSDLPELQIPLFVLFLVIYIFTLVGNLGIIILSHLDVRLQTPMYFFLSNLSIIDLGYSSAVAPKMLMTLVSDDNTIPFVECAIQFYFFCIFATNEACILSVMAYDRFVAICNPLLYSIAMSKRRCVFLVIASYLACFVNATTQTIFIFSLSFCGSNVINHFFCDIPPIVKLSCSDLTVTNTVHFTLASIFVMSTILIVLVSYVYIIATIVKIRSAEGRRKAFSTCASHLTAITIFYGTIMFMYMRPSSEYAMDQDKFISVFYTLVIPMLNPLIYSLRNKDVKEAMKRLRIQIWPLAEAGVLAVPGGTQPSFRMLQRVLI; from the exons ATGGAGGGCAGAAATCATACCACAGTGACAGAATTCATTTTGGTGGGATTTTCAGATCTCCCAGAGCTGCAGATCCCCCTCTTTGTGCTGTTCCTTGTGATTTACATTTTCACCCTGGTTGGGAACCTCGGCATCATTATCTTAAGTCATCTGGATGTGAGACTTCAGACTCCAATGTACTTCTTTCTCAGCAACCTGTCCATTATAGATCTTGGTTATTCCTCTGCTGTTGCTCCTAAGATGCTCATGACTTTGGTATCTGACGACAACACCATTCCTTTTGTTGAGTGTGccattcagttttattttttctgcaTCTTTGCGACAAACGAAGCTTGCATCTTGAGCGTGATGGCCTACGACCGCTTTGTAGCAATTTGTAACCCACTGCTGTATAGCATTGCCATGTCCAAAAGACGGTGTGTCTTCCTTGTTATTGCATCTTACCTAGCTTGCTTTGTGAATGCAACGACACAAACCATTTTCATATTTAGTTTGTCTTTCTGTGGCTCCAATGTCATCAATCATTTCTTCTGCGATATTCCCCCCATTGTGAAGTTGTCTTGTTCCGACCTCACTGTCACAAATACTGTTCATTTTACTTTGGCCTCCATATTTGTCATGAGTACCATCTTAATTGTCCTTGTGTCCTATGTATACATCATTGCCACCATTGTGAAGATCCGCTCTGCTGAGGGTAGGCgcaaggccttctccacttgtgCTTCTCACCTCACCGCTATCACTATATTCTATGGGACTATAATGTTTATGTACATGCGGCCCAGCTCAGAATATGCAATGGACCAAGACAAATTCATTTCTGTATTTTATACTCTTGTAATTCCCATGCTAAATCCCTTGATTTACAGTTTAAGGAACAAGGATGTGAAGGAAGCAATGAAAAGATTA AGGATCCAGATCTGGCCCTTGGCTGAGGCTGGGGTTCTGGCTGTGCCAGGTGGCACTCAGCCTTCTTTCAGAATGCTGCAAAGAGTATTG ATTTAG